A stretch of Spirosoma oryzicola DNA encodes these proteins:
- a CDS encoding LytTR family DNA-binding domain-containing protein, with amino-acid sequence MNTIQLIGHPDPVDVDSIVWLKGEANYTRIHCQKGTFILVTQPLHWFEQHLNFIRVHRSAIVNPVYVREFMRKKSRSGWVRLFDDTVVTVSRDRLETTALQLMLINRAKSVHAENGIYNLSSSINYLEADL; translated from the coding sequence ATGAACACAATTCAGTTAATTGGTCATCCAGATCCTGTAGACGTTGATTCAATTGTGTGGCTGAAGGGTGAAGCTAATTATACGCGCATACATTGCCAAAAGGGTACATTTATTCTTGTTACCCAGCCTTTACATTGGTTTGAACAACACCTTAATTTCATCCGGGTCCACCGTTCAGCCATTGTAAACCCTGTTTACGTTCGAGAGTTCATGCGGAAGAAAAGCCGGTCCGGTTGGGTACGATTGTTTGATGATACTGTTGTAACTGTATCGCGGGACCGACTTGAAACGACTGCGCTTCAATTGATGCTTATCAATCGCGCGAAATCGGTACATGCAGAAAATGGAATTTACAATCTATCAAGTAGCATCAATTATCTAGAAGCAGACTTGTAA